The Cellulophaga sp. L1A9 genome window below encodes:
- a CDS encoding carbohydrate kinase → MSDITCFGEVLWDEFPEHKKIGGAPLNVGIRLNSLGNNVSVISRIGADANGRGIYEYIKENGINGNGLQVDDTLKTGTVKVVLNSKGSASYDIMFPRAWDNIELSSTAIKTVKSSEAFIYGSLIARNEKSKETLHELLKIAAYKIFDVNLREPYYTKEVLEYLMLQADFVKFNDDEIYEISEMLGSKSISLEHTIQFMAEATNTDTICVTKGKHGAVLYIKGVFYHNSGYHIDVVDTVGAGDSFLAGLIDKLLKKNKPQDAIDFACAIGALVASKAGANPEISQKEIEVMMTS, encoded by the coding sequence ATGAGTGATATAACTTGTTTTGGTGAAGTGCTATGGGATGAATTTCCCGAGCATAAAAAAATTGGAGGAGCGCCATTAAATGTTGGGATTCGTTTAAATTCTTTAGGAAACAATGTGTCTGTGATTAGTAGAATTGGTGCAGATGCTAATGGAAGAGGAATTTATGAGTATATCAAAGAAAACGGAATTAATGGAAATGGCCTGCAGGTAGATGATACCTTAAAAACAGGAACCGTTAAGGTGGTGTTGAATTCAAAAGGGTCTGCGTCTTATGACATCATGTTTCCTAGGGCTTGGGATAATATAGAATTGTCTTCTACTGCAATAAAAACGGTTAAATCCTCAGAGGCTTTTATATATGGTAGTTTAATAGCAAGAAATGAAAAGTCAAAAGAAACACTTCATGAGTTGCTTAAGATTGCTGCTTATAAAATTTTTGATGTTAATTTAAGAGAACCGTATTACACAAAAGAAGTTCTTGAGTATTTAATGCTTCAAGCAGATTTCGTGAAATTCAATGATGATGAAATTTATGAAATCAGTGAAATGTTAGGTTCAAAGTCTATTAGTTTGGAGCATACCATTCAATTTATGGCAGAAGCTACAAATACAGATACCATATGTGTTACTAAAGGTAAGCATGGAGCTGTCCTTTATATAAAAGGTGTATTTTATCATAACAGTGGCTATCATATAGATGTAGTAGATACTGTTGGTGCGGGAGATTCTTTCTTAGCAGGATTAATCGATAAGTTATTGAAAAAAAATAAGCCACAGGATGCAATTGATTTTGCTTGTGCTATTGGTGCCTTGGTGGCAAGTAAAGCAGGAGCAAATCCTGAAATAAGTCAAAAGGAAATTGAAGTTATGATGACTTCCTAA
- a CDS encoding mannitol dehydrogenase family protein, translating into MSNLLYLNTENSHSLANSILKPKIDRDKIKTGIAHIGLSNFHRAHQAYYIHELIEKHDELNFGICGIDLLESDRKIYNILKDQDGLYTLVTKNADGTQEYKIIASIIEYFYGPENPLAAIERLARPDIKIISLTIAEDGYHLNETTGEFNLTHPEVEEDSVSKFNPKTVFGYLTQVFKLRKDRGLPGCTILSCDNIKANGDTIKKSFYTYVEKTEPTLLPWLKENTSFPNSMVDRITTVTSNKDIELLKKTHHIYDQWPVVCEPFSKWIIEDDFIAGRPDWEKVGIQFVKKIEPFENTKLRILNAGHSILGILGALNGYKYVHEVANDEDFILFLENYIDTEVTPNLKNTDQYNLEAYKEEVIDRFKNPYIHDRLSRICKESSSKIPIFVFPTLTKQLSNQQSIEYATFVMAAWCKYYDGIDDFGKSFDISDSLSNQLIRTAALSHQNPQLFLEKNAIFKDLVVHDLFRKRFNYYLSKLRSLPIKECLVLMNKKML; encoded by the coding sequence ATGTCAAATTTGCTCTATTTAAATACTGAAAACTCACATTCCTTAGCTAACAGTATCCTGAAACCTAAAATAGATCGTGATAAAATAAAGACAGGTATTGCTCATATTGGATTATCTAATTTTCATCGCGCACACCAAGCCTATTACATCCATGAACTCATTGAAAAACATGATGAATTAAATTTTGGTATTTGCGGTATTGACTTATTAGAATCTGATCGAAAAATATATAATATCCTTAAGGATCAAGATGGCCTTTACACCCTAGTAACAAAAAATGCCGATGGCACTCAAGAGTATAAAATTATAGCATCTATTATAGAATACTTCTACGGCCCAGAAAACCCTTTAGCTGCGATTGAGCGATTAGCAAGGCCAGACATCAAAATAATTTCACTCACCATTGCCGAAGATGGCTACCACTTAAACGAAACAACAGGAGAGTTTAACTTAACTCATCCTGAAGTTGAAGAGGACTCGGTGAGTAAATTTAATCCCAAAACAGTATTTGGTTATTTGACCCAAGTATTTAAGTTAAGAAAAGATAGAGGTTTACCCGGTTGCACCATACTTAGTTGCGACAACATAAAAGCCAACGGAGATACCATAAAAAAATCTTTCTATACTTATGTAGAAAAAACAGAGCCTACCTTATTACCTTGGCTAAAAGAAAATACTAGTTTCCCTAATTCTATGGTAGACAGGATTACTACCGTTACAAGTAATAAGGATATAGAGTTACTTAAAAAAACCCATCATATTTACGATCAGTGGCCTGTTGTGTGCGAACCTTTTAGTAAATGGATTATTGAAGATGATTTCATAGCCGGAAGACCCGATTGGGAAAAAGTAGGGATACAGTTTGTAAAAAAGATTGAACCTTTTGAAAACACAAAGCTTCGCATTTTAAATGCAGGGCACTCTATTTTAGGTATTCTAGGAGCATTAAACGGATATAAATATGTTCACGAAGTAGCTAATGACGAAGATTTTATTCTTTTTCTAGAAAACTACATAGATACTGAAGTTACCCCTAATTTAAAAAACACTGACCAATACAATCTTGAAGCATACAAGGAAGAAGTCATTGACCGATTTAAAAATCCTTATATCCACGATAGACTATCTAGAATCTGCAAAGAAAGTTCATCAAAAATTCCGATTTTTGTTTTCCCTACGCTCACAAAACAGCTAAGCAATCAACAATCAATAGAATACGCAACCTTTGTCATGGCTGCTTGGTGTAAATATTACGATGGAATTGATGATTTTGGAAAATCTTTTGATATTTCAGACAGTTTAAGCAACCAACTTATTAGAACCGCTGCACTTTCACATCAAAACCCTCAACTATTTTTAGAAAAAAATGCCATCTTCAAGGATTTAGTTGTTCACGATTTATTTAGAAAACGATTTAATTATTATCTCTCTAAGTTAAGATCGTTACCTATAAAAGAATGCTTAGTCTTAATGAACAAAAAGATGCTATAA
- a CDS encoding NUDIX hydrolase has product MLITVWWNMDFRKRDNVTVDCVVFALDANGLHVLLRNRTLNMYDDDFLEINDWVITGYYVFKSKTLEESADLIFKEITGVSQADKIQFQTYGNPSRIKSEKDLLWVRSRGVQAQTMAIGYYYALPLEVVNLKHDGFKWFKYQSLPELGFDHKKILVDAYEDLKKKIMTEPIVFNFLPVKFTLNDLQFAYESVLGIKIDNRNFRKKSLGKPYIVPLNEKRKGVSKKPSKLYVFSKDVYDTVKEKDYIISV; this is encoded by the coding sequence TTGTTAATCACAGTATGGTGGAATATGGATTTTAGAAAAAGAGATAATGTTACGGTAGATTGTGTGGTTTTTGCTTTAGATGCAAATGGCCTTCATGTGTTGTTGCGTAATAGAACCTTAAATATGTATGATGATGATTTTCTAGAAATTAATGACTGGGTAATCACAGGGTACTATGTTTTTAAGAGTAAAACGTTAGAAGAATCCGCAGATCTTATTTTTAAGGAAATTACTGGGGTTTCGCAGGCTGATAAAATTCAGTTCCAAACGTATGGGAATCCAAGTAGAATTAAGTCAGAAAAAGATTTGCTCTGGGTGCGGAGTAGGGGAGTGCAAGCTCAAACTATGGCTATAGGGTATTATTATGCATTGCCTTTGGAGGTAGTGAATCTTAAGCATGACGGTTTTAAGTGGTTTAAATATCAATCATTGCCAGAATTGGGTTTTGATCATAAAAAAATACTAGTTGATGCTTATGAGGATCTAAAGAAGAAAATAATGACAGAACCTATTGTTTTTAATTTTCTACCGGTGAAATTTACATTGAATGATTTGCAATTTGCATATGAGTCAGTATTAGGTATAAAGATTGATAACCGGAATTTTAGAAAGAAGTCTTTAGGGAAGCCCTACATAGTTCCTTTAAACGAAAAAAGGAAAGGGGTTTCTAAAAAGCCATCTAAACTCTATGTCTTTAGTAAAGATGTATATGATACCGTAAAAGAAAAGGATTATATTATAAGTGTATAG